A region of Salmo salar chromosome ssa17, Ssal_v3.1, whole genome shotgun sequence DNA encodes the following proteins:
- the LOC106575161 gene encoding bromodomain adjacent to zinc finger domain protein 2B isoform X5: MANSQQPKPLKTAGSGKASKRKLLEESISQINEFRLKQSLLSQGQTFPAAQPKKQQGHKTSRKAAGVTSSSLPPPKLSSSESPGGGGRSTKLPPAPLPPPPQNNHSNLFLSSALLGLAAHPNGVIQSTTAQDAPLALITKPRKDSNKDLSGAGLSLSLPVNLSTGGRAHLASSQGPPARPATSPSPAAARGPRKIKAPKAPKLQAPNLQVQAHALAPMAAWKGLSQSHLVQSLVDLFRGAEAGLPGLPGLPSSKDSDDSVEDDDDDDDDDDLDDLEDDEEDSDDSLSDSDSNSDSDTDVSGGKLKDPKLKLPSSGSASKREKTPLKLTKGHASLLSNSTNHTATSCSPLNLQVIKTPNIVTSSSALAYHSSPSSSYSLAMPPGAGKRKRVMDEQELRIPLELGWQRETRIKSVSGKMQGDVAYYAPCGKKLKQYPDVMKYLSRNGISGITRDNFSFSAKIMVGDFYEAREGPQGLQWSLLKDEDVIPHILAMEGRRGRPPNSERQRGAEGGKGSRRRKGRPPNVGEGLGLGAEVPSPSEAKLLRKLEAQEIARQAAQMKMMRKLEKQAMARAAKEARKQQVSLSAIMAAEERRKQKEQMKIIKQQEKIKRIQQIRLEKEMRAQQILEAKRRKKEEVANAKIMEAEKRIKEKEMRRQHAVILKHQERERRRQHGMLMKAVEARKKAEERERLRQEKRDEKRLNKERKLELRRLELEIARELKKPNEDMCLADHKPLPEFSRIPGLILPGGAVSDCLMLMQFLRGFGKVLGFDVGVDVPTLGMLQEGLLNVGDSMGHVQDLLVRLLSLAVCDPGLPPGHKTKTMLGDHLTNVGINRDNVSEVLQMYMGAHCGQTDLAELALSLKTKAFQAHTPTQKASILGFLANELACSKSVVSEIDKNLDHMTNMRKDKWLIEGKLKKLRTIHAKRTGKRDASMGGEETQPLGTPSSSLKRKRKAGAESDDDDDEDEDSDDLADEEDEEEEEEMKKGKKVETCDEDDGDQSTSVEELEKQIEKLAKQQHQVRRKLFEASHSLRSMMYGQDRYRRRYWVLPHCGGVFIEAMESGEAAGELEKERERRRTAAGEVHIKEEPQEEEVQKEKPGGLGGEQRSVYTPVGSEEGKEEKKGSHSLFLLQSASLSKLTTLLHVAKDVAKETREAEADPRPKYNGSPTPPSVTTTTITTPPSYPAHNASLPALPTSPCASTAPNLPCEEAKPGYPTSNSSPSSFSSLLSPPPQLFSPMKTSTLTPTPAQLQYLPSDQLLRVLTERSGHWFTLLPRSPCDDTSLTTSPSPGPGPLQSSPLPSSSLTRARSPPASPALPLTPSAASASASPHHPAGFINYPLSTLQGKAGGSLLGLSAFCGGWPSGMMSPSQLPFCSSPLPGQSGLSSVEGSANAAPSVSSKSESPVPPGEKLSSTVPSPAMMEVPKHSDHPAPRPIPEEMLSGWWRVSDIEELRSLVESLHSRGVREKVLHRQVHKYMELIPQVCTKHRDAAMIELCELEESQVSVESVRGWCVEEQAMEMDIAVLQQVEELERKVTTASLQVKGWMYPEPQSEREDLVYHEHKPLPKHRPAAGGAADKDQPEDKADHKAGGVVRHADNPLDIAVTRLADLERNIERRYLRSPLGTTIQIRLDNVGAVGTVTVPAPSSSADREGGEEEVAHGMKVWRKALGDVRSAAQLAMCLQQLQKSIAWERSIMKVYCQICRKGDNEDLLLLCDGCDKGCHTYCHKPKITTIPEGDWYCPACISKASGPSPKNKKLPSKPVAGGSGKKPTAAEAKRNGKQAGNSNGNVEVSEDDSASANSTPKKGGGAKEPPSRKRKGEESPAPSQAPPTPQSPSKESPVLCVKRAKTARDNNRDLGLCRVLLAELERHQDAWPFLNPVNTKGIPGYRKVIKKPMDFATIREKLISSQYQNLETFIIDVNLVFDNCEKFNEDNSDIGRAGHNMRKFFDKRWTELLKQIN; the protein is encoded by the exons ATGGCCAACTCCCAGCAGCCGAAGCCTCTGAAGACAGCTGGCAGTGGGAAGGCCAGTAAGAGGAAGCTGCTGGAGGAATCAATCTCTCAAATCAACGAATTCAGGCTCAAACAG TCTTTACTCTCGCAAGGCCAGACGTTCCCGGCGGCGCAGCCCAAGAAGCAGCAGGGTCACAAAACCTCTCGGAAGGCTGCTGGGGTGACGTCATCCTCCTTGCCGCCCCCCAAGCTGTCCTCCTCGGAGAGTCCGGGTGGCGGTGGCAGAAGCACCAAGTTGCCCCctgctcccctcccccctcccccccagaaCAACCACTCCAACCTCTTCCTGTCCAGCGCTCTCCTGGGCCTGGCTGCCCACCCCAACGGAGTCATCCAAAGCACCACCGCTCAGGACGCGCCGCTGGCCCTTATCACCAAGCCCCGCAAGGATTCCAACAAGGACCTCTCTGGGGCAGGGCTGTCCCTCTCGCTGCCTGTCAACCTCAGCACCGGCGGAAGGGCCCACTTGGCCTCCTCTCAGGGCCCCCCGGCGCGGCCCGCTACCTCACCCTCACCGGCCGCGGCACGGGGCCCCAGGAAGATCAAGGCCCCCAAGGCCCCTAAGCTCCAGGCCCCTAACCTCCAGGTTCAGGCCCATGCTCTGGCCCCCATGGCAGCCTGGAAGGGCCTCTCTCAGAGTCACCTGGTGCAGTCTCTGGTGGACCTGTTCAGAGGGGCCGAGGCCGGCCTCCCAGGTCTCCCCGGTCTCCCTAGCAGCAAGGACTCTGATGACTCTGTTGAGGATGAcgacgacgatgatgatgatgatgatctggatgatttggaggatgatgaggaggacTCGGATGACAGCTTGTCAG ATTCTGACAGTAACTCGGACAGCGACACGGACGTCTCGGGTGGCAAACTGAAGGACCCGAAGCTGAAGCTGCCATCTTCAGGCTCCGCCTCCAAGCGGGAGAAGACCCCACTCAAGCTAACCAAAGGCCACGCCTCCTTACTGAGCAACTCAACCAACCACACAGCCACCAGCTGCTCCCCGCTCAACCTGCAGGTCATCAAGACGCCCAACATCGTCACCAGCTCCAGTGCCTTGGCCTATCAcagctctccttcctcctcctactCCCTGGCCATGCCCCCAG gcGCAGGGAAAAGAAAGAGGGTGATGGATGAGCAGGAGTTGAGGATACCTCTGGAGTTGGG CTGGCAGAGAGAAACGCGGATCAAGAGCGTGTCTGGGAAGATGCAAGGCGACGTGGCGTATTACGCGCCATGCGGGAAGAAGTTGAAGCAGTACCCAGATGTGATGAAG TATCTATCCAGAAATGGAATAAGTGGCATCACACGCGATAATTTTAGCTTCAGTGCAAAGATAATGGTTGGTGACTTCTATGAAGCCAGAGAAGGACCCCAG GGTCTGCAGTGGAGCCTGCTGAAGGACGAGGACGTCATCCCTCATATCCTGGCCATGGAGGGCCGGCGGGGACGGCCCCCCAACTCAGAGCGCCAGCGCGGGGCCGAGGGGGGAAAGGGCTCCCGGAGGAGGAAGGGCCGGCCGCCCAACGTGGGAGAGGGTCTGGGGTTGGGGGCAGAGGTGCCTAGCCCCAGCGAGGCCAAACTCTTACGCAAACTGGAGGCCCAAG AGATAGCCAGGCAGGCGGCCCAGATGAAGATGATGAGGAAGCTGGAGAAGCAGGCCATGGCCAGGGCAGCCAAAGAGGCCAGGAAGCAACaag TCTCTCTTTCAGCCATCATGGCGGCCGAGGAAAGGAGGAAGCAGAAGGAGCAAATGAAGATCATCAAGCAGCAG GAGAAGATCAAGCGGATTCAGCAGATCAGGTTGGAGAAGGAGATGAGGGCACAGCAGATCCTGGAG GCTAAacggagaaagaaagaagaggtTGCGAATGCCAAAATTATGGAGGCAGAGAAACGAATAAAG GAGAAAGAAATGCGAAGGCAGCATGCAGTCATTTTGAAGCACCAG gagagggagaggagacggcAACATGGGATGCTCATGAAGGCGGTGGAGGCTCGCAAGAAAGCAGAG GAGCGCGAGCGCTTGCGGCAGGAAAAGAGGGATGAGAAACGCCTCAACAAGGAGCGGAAATTGGAGCTGAGGAGGCTGGAACTGGAGATTGCCAGGGAGCTGAAGAAGCCAAATGAAGACATGTGTCTGGCCGATCATAAG CCTCTTCCAGAGTTTTCCAGAATCCCTGGCCTGATCTTGCCGGGGGGTGCGGTGTCTGACTGCCTGATGCTGATGCAGTTCCTACGCGGCTTTGGGAAGGTGCTGGGCTTCGATGTGGGGGTGGACGTACCCACCCTGGGcatgctgcaggagggcctgctCAACGTGGGAGACAGCATGGGACACGTCCAGGACCTGCTGGTCAGACTCCTCTCCCTGGCCGTGTGTGACCCTGGACTGCCCCCTGGACACAAG acCAAGACCATGCTGGGGGACCATCTGACCAACGTGGGCATCAACCGGGACAATGTGTCGGAGGTGCTGCAGATGTACATGGGGGCCCATTGCGGGCAGACTGACCTGGCTGAGCTGGCCCTCAGCCTGAAGACCAAGGCCTTCCAGGCCCACACCCCCACCCAGAAGGCCTCCATACTAGGCTTCCTGGCCAATGAGCTGGCCTGCAGCAAGAGTGTCGTCAG TGAGATCGACAAGAACCTTGATCACATGACCAACATGAGGAAGGACAAGTGGCTGATCGAGGGCAAACTCAAAAa gttgagGACCATCCATGCCAAACGGACCGGGAAGAGAGATGCCAGCATGGGAGGGGAGGAGACCCAGCCCCTGGGTACGCCTTCCTCTAGCCTCAAACGCAAGAGAAAGGCCGGGGCAGAAAGCGACGACGACGATGATGAAGACGAAGACAGCGACGACCTGGCCGATGAAGaggacgaggaagaggaggaggagatgaagaaGGGGAAGAAAGTGGAAACGTGTGACGAGGACGATGGGGACCAATCAACTagtgtggaggagctggagaaacAGATAGAGAAGCTAGCCAAG CAACAGCACCAGGTGAGGAGGAAGCTGTTTGAGGCGTCCCACTCCCTGCGCTCCATGATGTACGGCCAGGACCGGTACCGCCGGCGCTACTGGGTTCTGCCCCACTGTGGAGGGGTCTTCATCGAGGCCATGGAGAGCGGAGAAGCTGCGGGGGagctggagaaagagagggagaggaggaggacggcAGCAGGGGAGGTGCACATCAAGGAGGAGCcgcaggaggaggaggtgcagaAGGAGAAACCTGGGGGCCTCGGCGGGGAGCAGAGGAGCGTCTACACCCCCGTGGGGtcagaggaagggaaggaggagaagaaaggtTCTCACAGTCTTTTCCTCTTGCAGTCGGCCTCTCTCTCCAAACTGACCACGCTCCTCCACGTCGCTAAGGACGTTGCCAAGGAAACCCGCGAAGCCGAGGCAGACCCCCGTCCCAAATACAACGGCAGCCCCACGCCACCGTCTGTTACCACgacaacaataacaacaccaCCATCCTATCCCGCCCACAACGCCTCCCTGCCCGCCTTACCTACAAGCCCCTGTGCGTCGACGGCGCCCAACCTGCCGTGCGAGGAGGCCAAACCCGGCTACCCCACCTCCAACTCGTCTCCCTCCtcgttctcctccctcctgagcCCCCCACCCCAGCTTTTCAGCCCTATGAAgacctccaccctaacccctacccctgcACAGCTCCAGTACCTCCCCAGTGACCAGCTCCTCAGGGTCCTGACAGAGAGGAGCGGTCACTGGTTCACCCTGCTCCCCCGCTCCCCCTGTGACGACACCTCCCtcaccacctctccctccccaggGCCCGGCCCTCTCCAGTCCTCCCCGCTGCCCTCCTCCAGCCTCACACGGGCCAGGTCTCCCCCGGCCTCCCCCGCCCTGCCTCTCACCCCCTCGGCAGCGTCGGCCTCAGCCAGCCCCCACCACCCAGCTGGCTTCATCAACTACCCTCTGTCAACCCTGCAG GGTAAGGCTGGCGGGTCGTTGCTGGGTCTCTCAGCGTTCTGCGGTGGCTGGCCCAGTGGAATGATGAGCCCCAGCCAGCTGCCCTTCTGCAGCAGCCCCCTGCCAGGCCAATCAGGCCTCAGCTCCGTGGAGGGCAGTGCCAACGCGGCGCCCAGCGTCTCCAGCAAGAGCGAGTCGCCTGTTCCTCCCGGCGAGAAGCTCTCGTCCACGGTGCCCTCTCCCGCCATGATGGAGGTGCCCAAGCACTCGGACCACCCCGCACCACGGCCCATCCCCGagg aGATGCTGTCAGGCTGGTGGCGGGTGTCAGACATTGAGGAGCTGCGCTCTCTGGTGGAGTCCCTCCACAGCCGGGGAGTCAGAGAGAAGGTCCTGCACCGACAGGTGCACAAATACATGGAGCTCATCCCACAGGTCTGCACCAAGCACAGAGACG CGGCCATGATAGAGCTGTGTGAGCTGGAGGAGAGCCAGGTGAGTGTGGAGTCAGTGCGGGGGTGGTGTGTGGAGGAGCAGGCCATGGAGATGGACATCGCTGTGCTGCAgcaggtggaggagctggagaggaagGTCACCACCGCCAGCCTGCAGGTCAAG GGCTGGATGTACCCCGAGCCCCAATCAGAGAGGGAGGATCTGGTCTACCACGAGCACAAGCCCCTCCCCAAACACCGACCGGCGGCGGGCGGCGCTGCCGACAAAGACCAACCGGAGGACAAGGCGGACCACAAGGCGGGCGGCGTGGTGCGTCACGCGGACAACCCTCTGGACATAGCGGTGACGCGGCTGGCGGACCTGGAGAGGAACATCGAGAGAAGGTACCTGAGGAGCCCCTTAGGTACCACCATTCAGATCAGGCTGGATAATGTGGGGGCTGTCGGTACCGTCACTGTCCCCGCTCCCTCCAGTAGTGCTGACAGGGAAGG GGGCGAGGAGGAGGTGGCCCATGGGATGAAGGTGTGGAGGAAGGCCCTGGGCGACGTCCGCAGTGCCGCCCAGCTGGCCATGTGTCTCCAGCAGCTCCAGAAGTCCATCGCCTGGGAGAGGTCCATCATGAAAGTG TACTGTCAGATCTGCAGGAAGGGTGACAACGAGGACCTGCTTCTGCTGTGTGATGGCTGTGACAAAGGCTGCCACACGTACTGTCACAAACCCAAGATCACCACCATCCCCGAGGGGGACTGGTACTGCCCCGCCTGCATATCCAAG gCGAGCGGCCCATCTCCCAAGAACAAGAAGCTGCCGAGCAAACCGGTGGCGGGTGGAAGCGGGAAGAAACCCACCGCTGCTGAGGCCAAGCGGAACGGGAAGCAGGCCGGCAACAGTAACGGCAACGTGGAGGTGTCAGAGGACGACTCGGCGAGCGCCAACAGCACCCCGAAGAAAGGAGGAGGAGCGAAAGAGCCCCCCAGcaggaagaggaaaggagaggagagccctGCCCCGTCCCAGGCCCCGCCCACACCCCAGTCACCCAGTAAGGAGAGCCCTGTGCTGTGTGTGAAGAGAGCCAAGACAGCCAGAGACAACAACAGAGACCTGGGTTTGTGcag GGTGCTCCTGGCTGAGTTGGAGCGCCACCAGGATGCCTGGCCCTTCCTCAACCCCGTCAACACCAAGGGGATCCCTGGCTACAGGAAGGTCATCAAGAAGCCCATGGACTTCGCCACCATCAGAGAGAAGCTCATCAGCAGCCA GTATCAGAATCTGGAGACTTTCATCATTGACGTCAACCTGGTTTTTGATAACTGTGAAAAGTTTAATGAAGACAATTCAGACATTGGGCGAGCGGGACACAACATGAGGAAGTTCTTTGATAAGAGATGGACAGAGCTTCTCAAGCAAATAAACTAA